A genome region from Candidatus Eremiobacterota bacterium includes the following:
- a CDS encoding cysteine dioxygenase family protein gives MTTLHAVEDLVVALRELGDVLQPVRVAAALRGVRVDRRTLAPYLSWTPGRYTRNLVVRDDAFELIAICWEKDARSAIHDHADSDCAFVLQQGAITCENYRVAYPDGFERGPRDLRRTTTRTLHEGEIDMRSGHLSVHRVGSCDGRAITLHVYAKPIDSCLQFDDDGTSHVAYSRYDTVPITAN, from the coding sequence ATGACGACGCTCCACGCGGTCGAGGATTTGGTCGTCGCCCTGCGCGAGCTGGGCGACGTGCTGCAGCCCGTTCGCGTGGCGGCGGCGCTGCGCGGCGTGCGCGTCGACCGGCGAACGCTCGCTCCGTATCTGAGCTGGACGCCGGGCCGCTACACGCGCAACCTCGTCGTCCGCGACGACGCGTTCGAGCTGATCGCGATCTGCTGGGAGAAGGACGCGCGCTCGGCGATCCACGACCACGCCGACTCCGACTGTGCCTTCGTCCTGCAGCAAGGCGCGATCACGTGCGAGAACTACCGCGTCGCCTATCCCGACGGCTTCGAGCGCGGCCCGCGCGACCTGCGCCGCACGACGACCCGCACGCTGCACGAAGGCGAGATCGACATGCGCAGCGGCCACCTCTCGGTCCACCGCGTCGGCTCGTGCGACGGCCGCGCGATTACCCTCCACGTCTACGCCAAGCCGATCGACTCGTGCCTACAGTTCGACGACGACGGCACCTCGCACGTCGCCTACTCGCGCTACGACACCGTCCCCATCACCGCAAACTAG
- a CDS encoding NADP-dependent oxidoreductase produces the protein MKAIVVHEFGPPPVLRYEDVPAPAPASGEVTVSVEAAGVGAWDALVREGKSGLGQDLPLIPGADLAGTVFSVGTDAGEFRVGDSVYGATNPSFTGAYAEVALCKAAMLARKPANLDFLEAASVPVVGVTAWQMLFEYAKVEPGQTVLVHGAGGNVGSYGVQLANHAGARVIASGSAGDRDYVLGLGAERFLDFRAEPFDRAVHDVDVVLDTVGGEVLSRSFDVVRRGGVVVSAVAQPREEDTRRSGARGVYFIVDVTKDRLDKLTDLFESGALKTRIGEMLPLERAQEAHEMLAGAPHRPGRIVLQVRSRHGKASHRPEHSER, from the coding sequence ATGAAAGCAATCGTCGTTCATGAATTCGGTCCGCCGCCGGTTCTCCGCTATGAGGACGTACCGGCGCCGGCGCCCGCGTCCGGTGAGGTAACCGTAAGCGTCGAGGCGGCGGGCGTCGGAGCATGGGACGCGCTCGTTCGCGAGGGCAAAAGCGGCCTCGGTCAGGACCTTCCGTTGATTCCGGGAGCCGATCTCGCGGGGACCGTGTTTTCGGTAGGTACGGACGCGGGTGAATTTCGCGTTGGTGACTCGGTGTATGGAGCTACAAATCCGTCGTTCACAGGCGCCTATGCAGAGGTCGCGCTCTGCAAAGCTGCCATGCTCGCGCGCAAACCTGCGAATCTCGATTTCCTCGAAGCTGCCTCGGTGCCGGTAGTCGGCGTGACCGCATGGCAGATGCTCTTCGAGTACGCAAAGGTCGAACCAGGTCAAACGGTACTCGTTCACGGGGCCGGCGGGAACGTCGGTTCGTATGGCGTGCAACTCGCAAACCACGCCGGCGCACGCGTGATCGCTTCGGGCTCGGCCGGCGATCGCGATTATGTCCTCGGTCTCGGCGCCGAACGTTTTCTCGACTTTCGGGCCGAGCCGTTCGACCGTGCGGTTCATGACGTCGATGTCGTGCTCGACACGGTGGGCGGTGAAGTGCTGTCGCGTTCGTTCGACGTCGTGCGGCGTGGTGGCGTCGTTGTATCAGCCGTCGCGCAACCGCGGGAAGAAGACACAAGGCGATCCGGCGCTCGCGGCGTTTATTTCATTGTCGATGTGACGAAGGACAGACTGGACAAGCTTACCGATCTGTTCGAAAGCGGCGCTCTAAAAACGCGCATCGGTGAAATGCTTCCTCTCGAACGCGCGCAAGAAGCGCACGAGATGTTGGCTGGTGCACCTCATCGCCCCGGACGAATCGTCCTGCAAGTTCGCTCAAGGCACGGGAAAGCGTCGCATCGTCCCGAACACTCGGAGCGATGA
- a CDS encoding urocanate hydratase — protein MVQELARTVRAPRGSALRARSWQTEAALRMLMNNLDPQVAERPDELVVYGGIGKAARDWASFDAIVHELERLRDDETLAVQSGKPVGVFKSHPDAPRVVLANSNLVPRWATWEHFHELDRKGLMMYGQMTAGSWIYIGSQGIVQGTYETFVEMGRRHYGGDLAGKWILTAGLGGMGGAQPLAATMAGASLLAVECDPTRIEKRLQTRYLDKRADSLDEALAIIEESKRTTIPVSVAVLGNAAEIVPELVRRGVRPDAVTDQTSAHDPVNGYLPAGWTLEQWREMRERDPQAVADAAKRSMVGHVEAMVAFHRMGIPTFDYGNNIRQMAHDTGLQDAFAFPGFVPAYIRPLFCRGVGPFRWVALSGDPDDIAKTDAKVKELLPNDKHLHRWLDMAHERIAFQGLPARICWIGLGDRDRVGLAFNEMVARGELKAPIVIGRDHLDSGSVASPNRETEGMKDGSDAVSDWPLLNAMLNVAGGATWVSFHHGGGVGIGFSQHAGVVIVADGTEAAAKRIARVLWNDPASGVARHADAGYDEAVEAARAHGLRLPMHDA, from the coding sequence TTGGTTCAGGAACTCGCGCGCACCGTTCGCGCGCCGCGCGGGAGCGCGTTGCGCGCTCGCAGTTGGCAGACCGAAGCGGCGCTGCGGATGCTGATGAACAACCTCGATCCGCAGGTCGCCGAGCGACCCGACGAGCTCGTCGTGTACGGCGGGATCGGCAAAGCCGCGCGCGACTGGGCATCGTTCGACGCGATCGTGCACGAGCTGGAACGGCTGCGCGACGACGAAACGCTTGCGGTCCAGTCGGGGAAACCGGTCGGCGTCTTCAAGTCGCATCCCGACGCGCCGCGCGTCGTGCTGGCGAACTCGAACCTCGTCCCGCGCTGGGCGACCTGGGAGCACTTTCACGAGCTCGACCGCAAAGGGCTGATGATGTACGGCCAGATGACGGCCGGTTCGTGGATCTACATCGGCTCGCAAGGGATCGTGCAAGGGACGTACGAGACGTTCGTCGAGATGGGGCGCCGGCATTACGGCGGCGACCTCGCCGGCAAGTGGATTCTCACCGCCGGGCTCGGCGGGATGGGCGGCGCGCAGCCGCTCGCCGCGACGATGGCCGGCGCCTCGCTGCTCGCGGTCGAGTGCGATCCCACGCGGATCGAGAAGCGCTTGCAGACGCGATATCTCGACAAACGCGCGGACTCACTGGACGAAGCGCTCGCGATCATCGAAGAGTCGAAGCGCACGACGATTCCGGTCTCGGTCGCGGTGCTCGGCAACGCGGCGGAGATCGTGCCGGAATTGGTCCGGCGCGGCGTGCGCCCGGACGCGGTAACCGATCAGACCTCGGCGCACGATCCGGTGAACGGCTATCTGCCCGCCGGCTGGACGCTCGAGCAATGGCGTGAGATGCGCGAGCGCGATCCGCAGGCGGTCGCAGACGCGGCGAAGCGCTCGATGGTCGGGCACGTCGAAGCGATGGTCGCGTTTCACCGCATGGGAATTCCGACGTTCGACTACGGCAACAACATCCGCCAGATGGCGCACGACACCGGGCTGCAGGACGCGTTCGCGTTCCCGGGCTTCGTGCCGGCGTACATTCGGCCGCTGTTCTGCCGCGGCGTCGGACCCTTCCGCTGGGTCGCGCTCTCCGGCGATCCCGACGACATCGCGAAGACCGACGCGAAGGTCAAAGAGCTCCTGCCGAACGACAAGCACCTGCACCGCTGGCTGGACATGGCGCACGAGCGAATCGCGTTTCAAGGGCTGCCCGCGCGCATCTGCTGGATCGGTCTCGGGGACCGCGACCGCGTCGGCCTGGCGTTCAACGAGATGGTTGCGCGCGGCGAGCTGAAGGCACCGATCGTGATCGGTCGCGACCACCTCGACAGCGGCAGCGTCGCCTCGCCGAACCGCGAGACGGAAGGGATGAAGGACGGCTCGGACGCCGTCAGCGACTGGCCGCTGCTGAATGCGATGCTCAACGTCGCCGGCGGCGCGACCTGGGTGTCGTTCCATCACGGCGGCGGGGTCGGAATCGGTTTCTCGCAGCACGCCGGCGTCGTGATCGTCGCCGACGGCACCGAGGCGGCGGCGAAGCGCATCGCGCGCGTGCTGTGGAACGATCCCGCCAGCGGCGTCGCGCGCCATGCCGACGCGGGCTACGACGAAGCGGTCGAAGCGGCGCGCGCGCACGGACTTCGTCTCCCGATGCACGACGCGTGA
- the hutH gene encoding histidine ammonia-lyase has protein sequence MDRSTITLRAGELHAADVRALVCEGARLALAPDARPAVDRAAEVVASIAAQDTSVYGVNTGFGKLAQTRIPREKLADLQRNLVLSHACGVGAPLPRDVVRLILALKINSLARGYSGVRWTLVETLLACLERDVLPVIPGQGSVGASGDLAPLAHLSAALIGVGDVHANGARLPAAEALAQNGIALLELQAKEGLALLNGTQVSTALALRALIGAEDVLAASLVAGALSIEAALGSVRPFDARIHAVRGHAAQSDVAAAVRGLIEGSEINESHRDCGRVQDPYSLRCIPQVLGACLRTLRDGAAVLIDEANAVSDNPLVFPETGEVISGGNFHAEPVALVADALAVAIAEIGNISERRCALLVDPTFSALPAFLATDPGLESGYMIAQVTAAALASENKLLAHPASVDSIPTSAGQEDHVSMATHGARRLDDMLRNAASIVAIELLSAARGIAFRRPLRTSGALEAVLAEIAPDGGGTGDRYLAPEIERVTALVRSGRFTPLVAPLFPTTTAHPSTSSG, from the coding sequence CTGGACCGTTCCACGATCACGCTGCGCGCCGGCGAGCTGCACGCGGCCGACGTGCGCGCGCTGGTGTGCGAGGGCGCGCGTCTCGCGCTCGCGCCGGACGCGCGCCCGGCGGTCGACCGCGCGGCCGAGGTCGTCGCGTCTATCGCGGCGCAAGACACGAGTGTCTACGGCGTCAACACGGGTTTCGGCAAGCTGGCGCAGACCCGCATCCCGCGCGAGAAGCTCGCCGACCTGCAGCGCAATCTCGTCCTTTCGCACGCCTGCGGCGTCGGCGCCCCGCTCCCGCGCGACGTCGTGCGGCTGATCCTCGCGCTGAAGATCAACTCGCTCGCGCGCGGCTATTCCGGCGTGCGGTGGACCCTCGTCGAGACGCTGCTGGCGTGCCTCGAGCGCGACGTGCTGCCGGTCATCCCGGGACAGGGCTCGGTCGGCGCGTCCGGCGATCTCGCGCCGCTCGCGCACCTGTCCGCCGCGCTGATCGGCGTCGGCGACGTGCACGCGAACGGCGCGCGCCTTCCCGCAGCGGAGGCGTTGGCCCAAAACGGGATCGCGCTGCTGGAGCTGCAAGCGAAGGAAGGGCTGGCGCTGCTGAACGGGACGCAAGTGTCGACGGCGCTCGCGCTGCGCGCGTTGATCGGTGCGGAAGACGTGCTCGCCGCCTCGCTGGTCGCCGGCGCGCTGTCGATCGAAGCTGCGCTCGGCAGCGTGCGGCCGTTCGACGCGCGGATCCACGCCGTGCGCGGTCACGCTGCGCAGAGCGACGTGGCCGCGGCGGTGCGCGGCCTGATCGAAGGGAGCGAGATCAACGAATCCCACCGCGACTGCGGGCGCGTGCAGGATCCGTACTCGCTGCGCTGCATCCCGCAGGTGCTCGGCGCGTGTCTGCGGACGCTGCGTGACGGTGCCGCGGTCCTGATCGACGAAGCGAACGCGGTCTCCGACAACCCGCTCGTCTTTCCGGAGACCGGCGAGGTGATCTCGGGCGGAAACTTCCACGCGGAGCCCGTCGCGCTCGTCGCCGACGCGCTCGCCGTCGCGATCGCCGAGATCGGCAACATCAGCGAACGCCGCTGCGCGCTCCTGGTCGACCCGACGTTCAGCGCGCTGCCCGCGTTTCTGGCGACCGATCCGGGATTGGAGTCCGGCTACATGATCGCGCAGGTGACCGCCGCCGCGCTCGCGTCGGAGAACAAACTCCTCGCGCATCCCGCCAGCGTCGACAGCATCCCGACCAGCGCCGGACAAGAAGATCACGTCAGCATGGCGACGCACGGCGCGCGCCGCCTCGACGACATGCTGCGCAACGCCGCGAGCATCGTTGCGATCGAGCTGCTCTCCGCCGCGCGCGGGATCGCATTCCGCCGCCCGCTGCGCACCTCGGGCGCGCTGGAAGCCGTGCTCGCCGAGATCGCACCCGACGGCGGCGGTACCGGCGACCGCTATCTCGCGCCGGAGATCGAGCGCGTCACCGCCCTGGTCCGCAGCGGTCGCTTCACGCCGCTCGTCGCACCGCTCTTTCCGACGACTACCGCTCACCCTTCGACAAGCTCAGGGTGA
- the hutG gene encoding N-formylglutamate deformylase has protein sequence MTNDETAADGGVTLSPSKGERASSSEPYDLECGDSPLLISAPHAGTLLPDDIAARLTPPGRALVDTDWYADRLYPFAKALGATVLRARWSRYVIDVNRDPAGVSLYPGARTTGLVPVETFEGEPLYAPGDQPNDEEIAARRERYFEPYHDALQSELARLRHKHRYAVLIDAHSIWSPLPLLFEGELPDVNVGTNSGRSCDQDLRDAAAAAVAASPYSHVVDGRFKGGYITRRYGNPAHSVHAIQLEINQKTYLADGSRTEWDDAKAARLSAVLRTVCEAVLKLAGSRAPSSSSIV, from the coding sequence ATGACGAACGATGAAACCGCGGCCGACGGTGGTGTCACCCTGAGCCCGTCGAAGGGTGAGAGAGCCTCGTCCTCGGAGCCGTACGACCTTGAGTGCGGCGATTCGCCGCTGCTGATCAGCGCGCCGCACGCCGGCACGCTGCTTCCCGACGACATTGCGGCGCGTCTCACGCCGCCGGGACGCGCGCTGGTGGACACCGACTGGTACGCGGACCGGCTTTACCCGTTCGCGAAGGCGCTCGGGGCGACGGTGCTGCGGGCGCGCTGGTCGCGGTACGTCATCGACGTGAACCGCGACCCGGCCGGCGTCTCGCTCTACCCCGGGGCGCGCACCACCGGCCTGGTGCCCGTCGAGACGTTCGAAGGCGAGCCGCTCTACGCGCCCGGCGATCAGCCGAACGACGAAGAGATCGCCGCGCGGCGCGAGCGGTACTTCGAGCCGTATCACGACGCGCTGCAGTCGGAGCTCGCGCGGCTGCGCCACAAGCACCGGTACGCCGTGCTGATCGACGCGCACTCGATCTGGAGCCCGCTGCCGCTGTTGTTCGAAGGCGAGCTTCCCGACGTGAACGTCGGCACGAACTCCGGCCGCTCGTGCGATCAGGACCTGCGCGACGCGGCCGCTGCCGCCGTCGCCGCATCGCCGTACTCGCACGTCGTCGACGGCCGCTTCAAAGGCGGCTACATCACCCGCCGCTACGGCAACCCCGCCCACTCGGTGCATGCCATCCAGCTGGAGATCAACCAGAAAACCTACCTCGCCGACGGCTCACGCACGGAATGGGACGACGCGAAGGCGGCGCGCTTGTCCGCCGTGCTGCGCACCGTCTGCGAAGCCGTGCTGAAGCTGGCGGGCTCGCGCGCCCCGAGCAGCAGCTCGATCGTCTAA
- a CDS encoding dienelactone hydrolase family protein gives MQQQQQQHTHDVARAEFVDTGEGHRAYLAVPSGAGPFPGVLVFQEAFGIDPYMQSEAERLAKHGYAAIAPDLFDGQTYSYDDRDSIGSRLSALTDELMLDHTERAATVLQKLPVLKKGPLGAVGFCMGGRLAFLVAAAFGERVAAASCFYGGSIGSEQKRFFEPLLHRVPDISAELLLLYGADDPSIEPREHGRIAEALSTNKKQFTLTVFAGAGHGFASRDRASLYNPNAAELAWNETLRLFDRTLR, from the coding sequence ATGCAACAGCAACAGCAGCAGCACACGCACGACGTCGCGCGCGCCGAGTTCGTTGACACCGGCGAGGGTCATCGCGCTTACCTGGCGGTTCCGTCCGGCGCGGGTCCGTTTCCGGGCGTGCTCGTCTTTCAGGAAGCGTTCGGGATCGATCCGTACATGCAAAGCGAGGCCGAGCGTCTCGCGAAGCACGGTTACGCCGCGATCGCGCCGGACCTCTTCGATGGGCAGACGTACTCGTACGACGACCGCGACAGCATCGGCTCGCGCCTCTCGGCGCTCACCGACGAGCTGATGCTCGACCACACCGAACGCGCCGCGACCGTATTGCAAAAGCTGCCAGTGCTGAAGAAGGGTCCGCTCGGCGCGGTGGGGTTCTGCATGGGTGGCCGGCTCGCGTTTCTCGTCGCTGCCGCGTTCGGCGAGCGGGTCGCCGCGGCGTCGTGCTTCTACGGCGGCTCGATCGGCTCGGAGCAGAAGCGTTTCTTCGAGCCGCTGCTCCACCGCGTCCCGGATATCAGTGCCGAGCTGCTGCTGCTCTACGGCGCCGACGATCCGTCGATCGAGCCGCGCGAGCACGGCCGGATCGCCGAAGCGCTCTCGACCAACAAGAAGCAATTCACGCTGACGGTCTTCGCCGGCGCCGGCCACGGCTTCGCCTCCCGCGACCGCGCGTCGCTCTACAACCCGAACGCCGCGGAGCTCGCCTGGAACGAAACGCTCCGGCTCTTCGACCGGACCTTGCGCTAA
- a CDS encoding imidazolonepropionase: MSERWETLWVGARLATMVPGGAPYGAIEHGAVAARDGVIAWIGPSAELPGAPARLAERVIDAGGRWITPGLIDPHTHLVFGGERVGDFERRVAGQSYAAAASGGSGIAHTVAMTRATDEKTLFRDAAQRARTMIVNGTTTVEIKSGYGLDLETELRLLRVARRLGRELGITVRATYLGAHVVPPEYAERREEYLGFVCEVMLPLVARDGLADAVDVFCDTIAFTPEETARVLEAAKRLGFAVKLHADQIADTGAAALAARYGALSADHIEHTSEDGIAALARAGTAAVLLPGAYYYLRETVKPPLAALRAHGVPIALATDCNPGTSPVLTLPTVMNMACVLFGLTPEESLAGTTRNAARALGLGDRGELRAGARCDLALWDVGSPAELCYWLGATRCAGVVIGGRPHDGGSG, translated from the coding sequence ATGAGCGAACGGTGGGAGACGCTGTGGGTCGGTGCGCGGCTCGCGACGATGGTTCCGGGCGGCGCGCCGTACGGGGCGATCGAGCACGGCGCGGTTGCGGCGCGCGACGGCGTCATCGCGTGGATCGGGCCGAGCGCGGAGCTGCCCGGCGCGCCTGCGCGGCTCGCCGAGCGCGTGATCGACGCTGGCGGCCGCTGGATCACCCCGGGGCTGATCGATCCTCACACGCACCTCGTTTTCGGCGGCGAGCGCGTCGGCGATTTCGAGCGCCGCGTCGCCGGGCAGAGCTACGCCGCGGCGGCGAGCGGCGGGAGCGGGATCGCGCACACCGTCGCCATGACGCGCGCGACCGACGAAAAGACGCTGTTTCGGGACGCCGCGCAACGCGCGCGCACGATGATCGTGAACGGCACGACGACGGTGGAGATCAAGTCGGGGTATGGGCTCGACCTCGAGACCGAGCTGCGGCTGCTGCGCGTCGCGCGCCGGCTCGGCCGCGAGCTCGGAATCACCGTGCGCGCGACGTACCTGGGCGCGCACGTCGTCCCGCCGGAGTACGCGGAGCGGCGCGAAGAGTACCTTGGTTTCGTGTGCGAGGTGATGCTGCCGCTCGTCGCGCGCGATGGGCTTGCCGACGCGGTCGACGTGTTCTGCGATACGATCGCCTTCACGCCCGAAGAGACCGCGCGCGTGCTCGAGGCGGCGAAACGGCTCGGTTTCGCGGTGAAACTGCACGCCGATCAGATCGCCGACACCGGCGCGGCGGCGCTCGCCGCGCGGTACGGCGCGCTGTCGGCGGACCATATCGAGCACACCAGCGAGGACGGGATCGCGGCGCTCGCGCGCGCGGGAACAGCCGCCGTGCTGCTGCCCGGCGCGTACTACTATCTTCGCGAGACGGTGAAGCCGCCGCTCGCGGCGCTGCGCGCGCACGGCGTCCCGATCGCGCTCGCGACCGACTGCAACCCGGGAACTTCGCCGGTCCTCACGCTGCCGACGGTGATGAACATGGCGTGCGTGCTGTTCGGCCTCACGCCCGAAGAATCGCTCGCCGGCACGACCCGCAACGCGGCGCGCGCGCTGGGGCTGGGAGATCGCGGCGAACTGCGCGCCGGCGCGCGCTGCGATCTCGCGCTCTGGGACGTCGGGTCGCCGGCCGAGCTATGCTACTGGCTCGGTGCGACCCGCTGCGCCGGCGTCGTGATCGGCGGCCGGCCCCACGACGGCGGTTCCGGCTGA
- a CDS encoding formimidoylglutamate deiminase, which yields MRLFAREAFLPTGWAPDVTLDIAPDGTILAVQAGTAPRDAEIAGGPVLPGMPNLHSHAFQRAMAGSAERSATADDDFWSWREAMYALAARLEPDELRAIAREVYCAMLAAGYTAVAEFHYLHRDPRGAWYADKAATSRALIEAARDAGIAICLLPALYAHSDAGGKPLHERQQRFATTPDDILQIAAALRKDYANDDDVTIGICAHSLRAVTPEELRALLDGSPRDVPVHVHAAEQTREVDAVRAALGARPVEWLLANHDVDARWCLVHATQVDERERDALARSGAVAGLCPTTEANLGDGLFPLAPYLAADGAFGIGSDSNVSLSPAEELRWLEYGQRLALRRRVVAAVAAGTSCGETLYAGAARGGARACGLNAGALEAGCRADLIVLDARAEAFASAPPGELLDRYVFACDRAAPRDVMVRGRWRVRDGNLTR from the coding sequence ATGCGGCTGTTCGCGCGCGAAGCGTTTCTCCCGACCGGCTGGGCCCCCGACGTCACGCTCGACATCGCGCCCGACGGAACGATCCTCGCCGTGCAGGCCGGCACGGCGCCGCGCGACGCGGAGATCGCCGGCGGCCCGGTTCTGCCCGGAATGCCCAACCTGCACTCGCACGCGTTCCAGCGCGCGATGGCCGGGAGCGCCGAGCGCAGCGCGACCGCGGACGACGATTTCTGGTCGTGGCGGGAAGCGATGTACGCGCTCGCGGCGCGGCTCGAGCCGGACGAGCTGCGCGCGATCGCGCGCGAGGTCTACTGCGCGATGCTGGCCGCGGGCTACACGGCGGTCGCGGAGTTTCATTACCTGCACCGCGATCCGCGCGGCGCGTGGTATGCCGACAAAGCCGCGACCTCGCGCGCGCTGATCGAAGCGGCGCGCGACGCCGGAATCGCGATCTGCCTGCTCCCCGCGCTCTACGCGCACTCCGACGCCGGCGGAAAACCGCTGCACGAGCGCCAGCAGCGCTTCGCCACCACGCCGGACGACATACTTCAGATCGCCGCTGCGCTGCGAAAAGACTACGCGAACGACGACGACGTCACGATCGGAATCTGCGCGCACTCGCTGCGTGCCGTCACGCCGGAGGAATTGCGCGCGCTGCTCGACGGCTCGCCGCGCGACGTCCCGGTCCATGTGCACGCCGCCGAACAGACGCGTGAGGTCGACGCGGTGCGCGCCGCGCTCGGCGCGCGCCCGGTGGAGTGGCTGCTCGCCAACCACGACGTCGACGCGCGCTGGTGCCTCGTGCACGCCACGCAGGTCGACGAACGCGAGCGCGACGCGCTGGCACGCAGCGGCGCCGTGGCCGGACTCTGTCCGACGACCGAGGCGAACCTCGGCGACGGGCTCTTTCCGCTCGCGCCGTATCTCGCCGCGGACGGCGCATTCGGGATCGGCTCCGACAGCAACGTCTCCCTCTCGCCCGCCGAGGAGCTGCGCTGGCTGGAGTACGGCCAGCGGCTCGCGCTGCGCCGCCGCGTCGTCGCGGCCGTCGCAGCAGGGACGTCCTGCGGGGAGACGCTCTATGCGGGCGCCGCGCGCGGCGGCGCGCGCGCCTGCGGCTTGAACGCGGGCGCGCTCGAAGCCGGCTGCCGCGCCGACCTGATCGTCCTCGACGCGCGCGCCGAAGCGTTCGCCTCCGCGCCGCCGGGCGAGCTGCTCGACCGCTACGTCTTCGCGTGCGACCGGGCCGCGCCGCGCGACGTGATGGTGCGCGGGCGCTGGCGCGTGCGCGACGGGAATTTGACACGCTGA
- a CDS encoding zinc ribbon domain-containing protein, with amino-acid sequence MATIEFTQNYSDLSTDQGFQFKFFCDRCGNGYMSSFQSNPLGMAGGLLRAAGGLFGGMLGNAGNSAYEVQRAVGGPQHDAALKSAVEEIKPLFHQCKRCGTWVCGEVCWNADRSLCKQCAPILQEELAAAQASVARDQVYERAQSVDQTHGIDVAATASSAPVCAACGAPASGGKFCAECGAPLGKTTCAKCHAELAPNAKFCGECGTRTGTS; translated from the coding sequence ATGGCGACCATCGAGTTCACCCAGAACTACAGCGACCTTTCGACCGACCAGGGCTTTCAGTTCAAGTTCTTCTGCGACCGCTGCGGCAACGGCTACATGTCGAGCTTCCAGTCGAACCCGCTGGGGATGGCCGGCGGTTTGCTGCGCGCGGCGGGCGGGCTGTTCGGCGGCATGCTCGGGAACGCCGGCAACAGCGCCTACGAGGTGCAGCGCGCGGTCGGCGGACCGCAGCACGACGCGGCGCTGAAGAGCGCGGTCGAGGAGATCAAGCCGCTTTTTCACCAGTGCAAACGCTGCGGGACGTGGGTGTGCGGCGAGGTCTGCTGGAACGCTGACCGCAGCCTGTGCAAGCAGTGCGCGCCGATCCTGCAAGAAGAGCTGGCCGCGGCGCAAGCCAGCGTCGCGCGCGACCAGGTGTACGAGCGCGCGCAGTCCGTCGACCAGACGCACGGGATCGACGTCGCGGCGACGGCGTCGTCGGCACCGGTGTGCGCGGCGTGCGGCGCGCCCGCCAGCGGCGGGAAGTTCTGCGCCGAATGCGGCGCGCCGCTCGGCAAGACGACGTGCGCGAAATGCCACGCCGAGCTCGCCCCGAACGCGAAGTTCTGCGGCGAGTGCGGGACGCGAACCGGTACCAGCTGA